A stretch of the SAR202 cluster bacterium genome encodes the following:
- a CDS encoding CoA transferase, translated as MSDALPLKGLRVVDVSRVYAMPYAAAHLADMGAEVIRVEACHIPDTRLQLFALPDNQPGELWWERSGTFHTLNRGKRSLTLDLTKGDALEPLKQLIAKSDVVIENYTPRVSRRFGLDYPSLKKLKEDIILLSNTGYGHSGPWSEYGAVAATLESVHGTGAFMAYDGVPAKIGNSYTDFIAAWTAVFALMAALIHRRRTGRGLWIDLAMYQVGASFVGEGILDHAFNGRRQRPLGNRHLSWSPHGCYPCRGDDEWVTIAVRDDQEWQTLCGAIGKLELAKSPKYADPASRYERQDEVDRWISEWTRTRDKHEIMNTLQSVGVPCGVVMKARDMFKDTHYKARGFFEGVHHSPDSGIGEKPYISRGWRSSGMESRIQGPGPSLGEANEYVLRDILGLSAGDVARLEREGVIGRSPVGASSPRPLPLEQQKLLGWIQDYDVDYKERLG; from the coding sequence ATGAGCGATGCGTTACCCTTGAAAGGCCTTCGAGTGGTGGACGTGAGCCGTGTGTACGCCATGCCTTACGCAGCGGCGCACCTGGCGGACATGGGAGCGGAGGTTATCCGGGTGGAGGCGTGTCACATACCGGACACTCGATTGCAGCTTTTCGCGCTGCCTGATAACCAGCCGGGGGAATTGTGGTGGGAGAGATCTGGGACATTCCATACACTGAATCGAGGCAAGCGCAGCCTGACGTTGGATCTGACAAAGGGCGATGCCTTGGAACCGCTGAAGCAGCTCATCGCCAAAAGCGATGTGGTCATTGAGAACTATACGCCTCGAGTGAGCCGCCGCTTCGGGCTGGACTATCCTAGCCTGAAGAAGCTGAAAGAGGACATCATTCTGCTGTCCAACACAGGCTACGGGCATTCGGGGCCATGGAGCGAGTATGGGGCGGTGGCGGCCACATTGGAGTCGGTGCACGGCACCGGCGCCTTTATGGCCTACGATGGCGTCCCGGCCAAGATTGGCAACTCTTACACCGACTTCATCGCGGCATGGACGGCGGTCTTCGCGCTGATGGCGGCGCTGATACACCGTCGGCGCACAGGGCGAGGCCTGTGGATAGACCTGGCGATGTACCAGGTTGGTGCGTCGTTTGTGGGCGAAGGTATCTTGGACCACGCTTTCAATGGCCGAAGACAAAGGCCATTGGGCAACCGACATCTAAGCTGGTCGCCCCACGGGTGCTATCCATGCAGAGGTGACGACGAGTGGGTGACCATAGCGGTGCGGGATGACCAGGAGTGGCAGACCTTGTGCGGGGCTATTGGGAAGCTGGAGTTGGCGAAATCCCCTAAGTATGCGGACCCGGCGTCGCGATACGAGCGGCAGGACGAGGTTGACAGGTGGATCAGCGAGTGGACTCGAACGCGGGATAAGCATGAAATCATGAATACGTTGCAGTCAGTGGGGGTGCCCTGCGGGGTGGTGATGAAAGCGCGGGATATGTTCAAGGATACGCATTACAAGGCTCGAGGGTTCTTTGAGGGTGTGCATCATAGCCCGGACAGCGGCATAGGTGAGAAGCCTTACATCAGCAGAGGATGGCGAAGCTCAGGCATGGAGTCTCGGATACAAGGCCCCGGCCCGTCGCTGGGGGAGGCCAACGAGTATGTACTGCGGGACATCCTGGGGCTGAGCGCCGGAGACGTCGCCAGGCTGGAGCGGGAGGGAGTTATCGGAAGGAGCCCGGTGGGCGCGTCGTCGCCGAGGCCGCTGCCGCTGGAGCAGCAGAAGTTGTTGGGCTGGATACAGGACTACGACGTCGACTACAAAGAGCGGCTGGGCTAG
- a CDS encoding CoA transferase encodes MLGQVLDGIKILELGGGKASSFCARLLADYGADVIKLEAPGSGDVLRRHGPFVGNTPHAEKSIPFLYLNTNKRSITLDIVSPTGCLILKRLAQWANVVVEGHSPSHLKGFGMGYEALSSENPSLVMTSITPFGQMGPYRDYKASDIVTTAMSGLMYLSGDADKEPIRNALDQSLYVAGTQAAGATLAAVYQGMATSKGQHIDVSITECMALHLVQAVSSYAYMGAVRGRRSPMNSGLDEVMPCADGYVLPSAQGSQPWEVAVELLGVEEMKAPKFSTAEGRIAHGPELYDLLIKGLWKWNRKDLFHASAERRLLFGMVQDAGDLFECPQLRSRGFYTKGTNLEADGVEFPGEIVRLSEGSYRMQRPAPLLGQHNEEVYCGMLGYGKEEMSLLRRWGVI; translated from the coding sequence TTGCTGGGGCAGGTGTTGGACGGCATCAAGATTCTGGAATTGGGAGGCGGCAAGGCATCCTCCTTTTGCGCTCGATTGCTGGCAGACTACGGTGCCGATGTCATCAAATTAGAGGCACCCGGCAGCGGGGATGTGCTGCGACGCCATGGGCCTTTTGTTGGTAACACGCCCCACGCTGAGAAAAGCATACCATTCCTGTACCTGAACACCAACAAGCGGTCGATAACTCTGGATATCGTGTCGCCGACGGGCTGCTTGATTCTCAAGAGACTAGCCCAGTGGGCGAACGTGGTGGTGGAGGGCCATTCGCCATCGCACCTAAAGGGCTTTGGTATGGGATATGAGGCGCTGTCCAGTGAGAACCCGTCTCTGGTCATGACATCCATTACGCCCTTCGGCCAGATGGGGCCGTACCGTGACTATAAGGCTAGCGATATCGTCACCACGGCCATGAGCGGGCTGATGTACCTGTCCGGCGACGCCGATAAGGAGCCCATCCGCAATGCCCTGGACCAGTCGCTGTACGTGGCAGGGACGCAGGCGGCGGGAGCGACGCTGGCGGCGGTGTATCAGGGCATGGCTACATCAAAGGGCCAGCACATCGATGTGTCGATTACCGAGTGCATGGCACTCCATCTGGTGCAAGCTGTATCGTCCTACGCTTACATGGGCGCGGTACGAGGCCGGCGGTCGCCGATGAACTCGGGCCTGGACGAGGTTATGCCTTGCGCCGATGGATACGTCCTGCCCTCAGCCCAGGGGTCGCAGCCGTGGGAGGTGGCGGTGGAACTATTGGGCGTGGAGGAGATGAAGGCCCCGAAGTTTTCTACTGCAGAGGGCCGCATAGCCCACGGGCCGGAGCTATACGACCTACTGATCAAGGGGCTGTGGAAGTGGAACAGAAAAGATTTGTTCCACGCTTCAGCGGAGCGGCGCCTGCTTTTTGGTATGGTGCAGGACGCGGGTGATTTATTTGAATGTCCGCAGCTTCGATCGCGAGGGTTCTACACGAAAGGGACGAACCTGGAGGCTGATGGAGTTGAATTTCCGGGGGAAATCGTCAGATTGAGCGAGGGTAGTTATCGGATGCAAAGGCCCGCGCCGCTGTTGGGCCAGCACAATGAGGAAGTCTACTGCGGAATGCTGGGTTATGGCAAGGAGGAGATGTCACTACTTCGCAGGTGGGGGGTCATATGA
- a CDS encoding aminotransferase class V-fold PLP-dependent enzyme codes for MSTKPKASGVYERLGVKPIINAAGTVTRLGGSRPRPEVLDAMAQAAVTMVNMAELNHQAGEVIARATGAEAGLVCNGAASGLMLQAAAVIAGSNPARMARLPDTDGMKNEIVIQTMHRFVYDQSYRAAGAKLVTVGEARKCQDWELEAAINDRTAAVAYLFSPFTCKTPLPLPRVVEIAHAHGVPVIVDAASMVPPRENLRKYIRQGADLVTISGGKGILGPQGSGLLFGRKDLIDAAWANASPNQFIGRGMKVSKEEIAGFVTALNIFVKEDEAAQMARFRRMSQQVVDALIEVPGVSMSIHHDDHDYLIPCALITLTKSWKGRPRAELLKALESGNPPIHLQTTYQPEYEMAVDPFNVSEEELPVLIRRLREELTRR; via the coding sequence ATGTCCACCAAACCCAAAGCCTCGGGCGTCTATGAGCGCCTTGGCGTAAAGCCCATCATCAACGCCGCCGGAACTGTCACCCGTCTGGGCGGCTCAAGACCCCGGCCTGAAGTCCTTGATGCCATGGCCCAGGCCGCCGTGACTATGGTCAACATGGCCGAGCTTAATCACCAGGCCGGCGAGGTCATCGCCCGCGCCACCGGCGCCGAGGCCGGGCTTGTCTGCAACGGCGCGGCGTCGGGCCTAATGCTTCAGGCTGCCGCTGTCATCGCCGGCAGTAACCCCGCCAGGATGGCCCGCCTGCCCGACACCGACGGCATGAAGAACGAGATCGTTATCCAGACTATGCACCGCTTTGTCTATGACCAGTCCTACCGCGCCGCCGGCGCTAAGCTGGTGACGGTGGGCGAGGCCCGCAAGTGCCAGGACTGGGAGCTGGAGGCGGCGATCAACGACCGCACCGCCGCCGTCGCCTACCTATTCTCGCCCTTCACCTGCAAGACGCCCCTGCCCCTGCCTAGAGTCGTTGAAATCGCCCATGCCCACGGTGTGCCCGTCATCGTCGACGCCGCTTCTATGGTGCCGCCCCGCGAGAACCTTCGTAAATACATTCGCCAGGGCGCGGACCTGGTGACCATCAGCGGCGGCAAGGGCATCCTGGGGCCGCAAGGCTCCGGCCTACTCTTCGGACGTAAGGACCTCATCGACGCCGCCTGGGCCAACGCCAGCCCCAACCAGTTCATCGGTCGAGGCATGAAGGTGTCCAAGGAGGAGATCGCCGGCTTCGTCACAGCACTGAATATATTCGTCAAGGAGGACGAGGCCGCGCAGATGGCCCGATTCCGCCGCATGAGCCAGCAGGTCGTCGACGCCCTCATAGAAGTCCCCGGTGTCAGCATGTCCATCCATCACGACGACCACGACTACCTCATCCCCTGCGCCCTTATAACTCTGACGAAAAGCTGGAAAGGCCGCCCTCGCGCCGAGTTATTGAAAGCCCTGGAGTCTGGCAACCCGCCCATTCACCTTCAGACCACCTACCAGCCCGAGTATGAAATGGCGGTGGACCCTTTCAACGTCTCAGAGGAGGAGCTGCCAGTTCTCATACGAAGGCTGAGGGAGGAACTGACGCGGCGGTAG
- the phoU gene encoding phosphate signaling complex protein PhoU: protein MITNKLASQLRALEDEVLLMGNMVEKAVAKALDALKRRDLDASRQVIREDDHIDQKRYEIEDRCINLIATQAPVARDLRRIIAVLNIASELERMGDYAEGIGKISIMMGEEPPLKPLIDVPRMAEKASQMLKRALDALVNRDVAMAFQVCSDDDEVDALYDQVYRELLMYMIEDPKTIKRATFLLWVAHDLERVADRATNIAERVIYLVTGKFQEINVSKY, encoded by the coding sequence ATGATTACCAACAAGTTAGCGTCGCAGCTTAGGGCCTTGGAGGACGAAGTCCTCCTCATGGGCAACATGGTGGAGAAGGCGGTGGCCAAGGCCCTCGACGCTCTAAAACGCCGCGACCTGGACGCCTCACGCCAGGTGATCCGCGAGGACGACCACATAGACCAGAAGCGGTATGAAATCGAGGATCGGTGCATCAACCTCATAGCCACCCAGGCGCCGGTAGCCCGCGACCTGCGGCGCATCATCGCCGTCCTTAACATAGCATCCGAGCTGGAGCGGATGGGCGACTACGCTGAGGGCATCGGCAAGATCAGCATTATGATGGGCGAGGAGCCGCCCCTGAAGCCCCTTATCGATGTGCCCAGAATGGCTGAGAAGGCGTCGCAGATGCTAAAGCGGGCCCTGGACGCGCTAGTGAACCGTGACGTGGCCATGGCCTTCCAGGTCTGCAGTGACGACGATGAAGTCGACGCCCTCTACGACCAGGTGTATCGCGAGCTGCTGATGTACATGATCGAGGACCCCAAGACCATCAAGCGCGCCACCTTCCTGCTATGGGTGGCCCACGACCTGGAGCGGGTGGCTGACCGCGCGACGAACATAGCGGAGCGGGTTATCTACCTGGTGACGGGCAAGTTCCAGGAGATAAACGTTTCCAAGTACTAG
- the pstB gene encoding phosphate ABC transporter ATP-binding protein produces the protein MQPRATEKEPAPSSVGEAETRPARRETSKSSEVRIKIAEDILRRLEGTEPEEEIKTVGKLVTKDLNVYYDSFRALKGINIRVPEKRVTSIIGPSGCGKSTLLRCFNRMNDSIPGARIEGEALFNGEDIYDPRADPTEIRFRIGMVFQKPNPFPKSIYDNVAFGPRINGFKVDMDEIVERSLKQAALWEDVKERLKDRAYNLSGGQQQRLCIARALAVNPEVILMDEPASALDPVATQAIEELIRTLSHDYTIVIVTHNIQQAARISDRTIFMTMDKDRSGFVVEDGDTLQVFTLPKDERTEAFITGRFG, from the coding sequence ATGCAGCCAAGGGCTACGGAGAAGGAGCCCGCGCCCTCCAGCGTCGGAGAAGCCGAAACCCGCCCCGCCAGGCGGGAAACTTCCAAGTCCTCCGAGGTCAGGATAAAGATAGCCGAAGACATCTTGCGAAGGCTGGAAGGCACGGAACCCGAGGAGGAGATCAAAACTGTTGGAAAGCTGGTAACTAAAGACCTCAACGTCTACTACGACAGCTTCCGCGCGCTCAAGGGTATAAACATCAGGGTGCCGGAGAAGAGGGTGACGTCCATCATCGGCCCCTCGGGATGCGGCAAAAGCACCCTCCTGCGCTGCTTCAACCGTATGAATGACAGCATACCCGGCGCGCGAATTGAGGGTGAGGCCTTGTTTAACGGCGAGGACATATATGACCCTCGTGCCGATCCTACGGAGATCCGCTTCAGGATAGGTATGGTGTTCCAGAAGCCAAACCCGTTCCCCAAGTCCATTTATGATAACGTGGCCTTTGGGCCTCGAATCAACGGCTTCAAGGTGGACATGGATGAGATTGTGGAGCGGTCGCTCAAGCAAGCGGCTTTGTGGGAGGATGTAAAGGAGCGGTTAAAAGATAGGGCCTACAACCTATCTGGCGGGCAGCAGCAGCGGCTGTGCATCGCCCGTGCCCTGGCGGTGAACCCCGAGGTGATACTTATGGACGAGCCGGCCTCAGCCCTGGACCCGGTGGCCACCCAGGCCATCGAAGAGCTAATTCGTACCCTCAGCCATGATTACACCATTGTCATTGTGACGCATAATATTCAGCAGGCGGCTAGAATTTCGGACCGCACCATCTTTATGACCATGGACAAGGACAGGTCGGGCTTTGTGGTCGAAGACGGAGATACCCTTCAGGTCTTTACCCTGCCTAAGGATGAGAGGACAGAGGCTTTCATAACAGGTCGGTTCGGCTAG
- the pstA gene encoding phosphate ABC transporter permease PstA: MAVAITTPAAYKRRTSGMKKRSSAFYGLTLMATLVGVVFLVVLMVDVVRDGWRWLDWDFITSFPSRRPVDAGIKSALFGTLWLMGFTALIAFPLGVGAAIYLQEYAPKHWAISLIKLNITNLAGVPSIVYGILGLAVFVRGMEMGRSVMAGALTMSLLILPIIIIAAQEALKAVPDSLRQASYALGATRWQTTWNVVLPQALPGVLTGNILALSRAIGETAPLIVIGALTFIAFTPTSPLDQFTVLPIQTFNWVSRPQADFQSLAAAAIIVLLVILLTMNAGAIILRNKFQRRSEG; this comes from the coding sequence ATGGCAGTGGCTATAACTACGCCCGCCGCTTACAAACGCAGGACCTCCGGCATGAAAAAGCGCTCCAGCGCTTTCTACGGCTTGACCCTCATGGCTACCCTCGTGGGAGTGGTGTTCCTGGTGGTGCTAATGGTGGATGTGGTCAGGGACGGCTGGCGATGGCTGGACTGGGACTTCATCACCAGTTTTCCTTCCAGGAGGCCTGTGGATGCGGGGATCAAATCGGCCCTATTTGGCACCCTATGGCTCATGGGGTTCACAGCGTTAATCGCCTTTCCCTTGGGAGTGGGCGCCGCTATATACCTGCAGGAATATGCTCCAAAGCACTGGGCGATTTCTCTCATCAAGCTGAACATAACTAACCTGGCGGGTGTTCCATCAATTGTTTACGGGATTCTAGGACTGGCGGTGTTTGTGCGAGGCATGGAGATGGGACGAAGTGTAATGGCCGGGGCGCTGACCATGTCTCTTCTAATCCTTCCCATAATCATCATAGCGGCCCAGGAAGCCCTCAAGGCTGTGCCCGACTCGCTCCGCCAGGCCTCCTACGCCCTGGGCGCGACGCGATGGCAGACCACATGGAACGTGGTGCTTCCTCAAGCTCTGCCAGGAGTCTTGACCGGCAATATCCTGGCCCTATCCAGGGCTATTGGCGAGACGGCGCCGCTTATAGTCATAGGTGCGTTGACCTTCATCGCCTTTACCCCCACCAGTCCCTTGGACCAGTTCACCGTGCTGCCTATACAGACTTTTAACTGGGTTTCCAGGCCTCAAGCGGATTTCCAAAGTCTGGCGGCGGCGGCTATCATAGTGTTGTTAGTTATTCTGCTCACTATGAACGCGGGGGCTATAATCCTGCGCAATAAATTCCAGAGGAGGAGCGAAGGGTGA
- the pstC gene encoding phosphate ABC transporter permease subunit PstC: MCALVSVGTTLGIIVVLMTETFSFFKTVPFWDFISDTQWAPKFQPQHFGILPLVSGTLLVALGACVVALPVGLATAIFMSEYAPDRLRRTLKPILEILAGIPTVVYGYFALTFITPNIVRQLNPDAAIFNAFSAALVMGIMIIPMVASLSEDAMVAVPRSLRDGAYALGGSKLQVSLRIVVPAALSGIIASFILAASRAIGETMIVTIAAGAVPNLTANPFEGVQTMTAYIAQTSLGDTPHGSIEFMTIFAVGMTLFVMTFILNIIADLVVRRYREEY, translated from the coding sequence ATGTGCGCCTTGGTCTCGGTAGGCACCACCCTGGGCATCATTGTGGTGCTTATGACAGAGACCTTCAGCTTTTTTAAGACCGTGCCCTTCTGGGATTTCATCTCGGACACCCAGTGGGCGCCCAAATTCCAGCCGCAGCATTTTGGAATCCTTCCCTTGGTGAGCGGCACGCTGCTCGTGGCCTTGGGCGCGTGCGTTGTCGCCCTTCCGGTGGGACTGGCTACGGCCATTTTTATGAGCGAGTACGCGCCTGACAGGCTGCGGCGTACCCTCAAGCCGATCCTCGAAATCCTGGCCGGGATTCCCACCGTGGTGTACGGCTACTTTGCTCTGACCTTTATTACCCCCAACATCGTGCGGCAATTAAATCCGGACGCGGCTATCTTTAACGCCTTCAGCGCGGCCCTCGTCATGGGCATCATGATCATTCCCATGGTGGCCTCTTTGAGCGAAGACGCCATGGTAGCGGTGCCCAGGTCCCTGCGCGACGGTGCCTACGCCCTGGGCGGGAGCAAGCTGCAAGTGTCGCTGCGAATTGTGGTTCCGGCAGCGCTGTCAGGGATTATCGCATCCTTCATACTGGCTGCGTCTCGGGCCATTGGCGAGACTATGATTGTTACCATAGCCGCGGGCGCGGTGCCCAACCTGACGGCCAACCCCTTTGAAGGGGTGCAGACCATGACGGCATACATCGCTCAGACCAGCCTGGGGGACACTCCCCACGGCAGCATTGAGTTTATGACGATTTTCGCGGTGGGTATGACGCTGTTTGTGATGACCTTCATACTCAACATCATCGCCGATTTGGTGGTGCGGCGGTACAGGGAGGAGTATTAA
- a CDS encoding PstS family phosphate ABC transporter substrate-binding protein — MAIAFVGLLISAACGGGGVTVRIDGSSTVFPITEAVAEEFMKLHRNVQVTVGISGTGGGFKRFCAGETDISDASRPISASEIAECAKNGIQFVELPVAYDGLSVVVNPENNWAGSMTMAELKRIWEPSSAINKWNQVRPEWPNEEIVLVGAGTDSGTFDYFTEAVVGRAKASRPDYIASEDDNVLVQAIADSRYALGYFGYSYYVENKDKLKLAAIDDGKGGGPVLPSGGTITDGSYPLSRPLLIYVAASAEQTTGIKELVEYYLSDEGIALAEEVGYIALPQEVYQAVRNRFEQGKAGTVYVESASGKTLEELYVE; from the coding sequence ATGGCCATTGCGTTTGTGGGCCTATTAATCAGCGCCGCTTGCGGCGGCGGTGGCGTCACCGTGAGAATTGACGGCTCCAGCACTGTGTTTCCCATAACTGAGGCCGTAGCAGAGGAATTCATGAAGCTGCACCGCAACGTGCAGGTCACTGTAGGCATCAGCGGCACCGGTGGCGGCTTTAAACGGTTCTGCGCTGGTGAGACGGATATTAGCGATGCGTCACGGCCCATCAGCGCATCAGAGATTGCAGAATGCGCAAAAAATGGCATCCAGTTCGTTGAGCTGCCGGTGGCCTACGACGGCTTGTCTGTAGTGGTGAACCCGGAGAACAACTGGGCCGGCAGTATGACAATGGCGGAATTAAAAAGGATATGGGAACCGAGCTCCGCTATCAATAAGTGGAATCAAGTGCGGCCTGAATGGCCCAATGAAGAGATTGTTCTGGTAGGCGCGGGTACGGATTCGGGTACATTTGATTATTTTACTGAAGCTGTTGTGGGCAGAGCCAAGGCGTCGCGGCCAGATTATATCGCATCAGAAGACGATAATGTCTTGGTACAGGCCATAGCAGACTCTCGGTACGCTCTTGGCTACTTTGGATACTCCTACTACGTGGAGAACAAAGATAAACTGAAGCTAGCGGCCATAGATGATGGCAAAGGAGGGGGCCCAGTGCTGCCTTCAGGGGGGACTATTACTGACGGTTCATACCCATTGAGCCGGCCCCTATTGATATATGTAGCAGCTTCAGCAGAGCAGACCACAGGGATCAAAGAGCTTGTAGAGTATTACTTGAGCGACGAAGGGATTGCTTTAGCCGAAGAGGTAGGTTACATTGCGCTGCCCCAGGAAGTATATCAAGCGGTCAGGAACCGCTTTGAACAAGGTAAAGCGGGTACTGTGTATGTAGAAAGCGCATCTGGGAAGACGCTGGAGGAGTTGTATGTCGAGTAA
- a CDS encoding HAMP domain-containing protein gives MASREDRVGARFAETDRDCPGHRLPVRHMRMPRSIQWRIALAYTALIVAAMAIVTVILVLYLRDELTADGAADTILERVITVTGIATVVVTVLAVALAVMIARRSTRSIRHITEAARKLAGGNLDYEVMTHGSSEETRELVDSLSAMAGSLKNKLAESNASHQRLSAVLATMAGGVVLLDGDGRISLVNPAASALLAMPSSPPKRQRFIEAVRDHDINSMVIRCQRLRQPDNLEIEFSPTKKFLNIVAMPLTGEHGEGVLLVVHDLTEARRVETTRKAFVANVSHELRTPLASVKASVETLEGGALEDPKASREFLERISRNVDRMTRLVGDLLDLSRLESGEDSLNLESVDIYRPIKEAVELYKTQANDRGVELSVSSSGGLPPALADEGRIQQVVANLVENAVKFTPRGGKVQVDARSINGALEVTVRDTGIGIAPEHLPHTFERFYKVDRSRSDTGTGLGLAIAKHIVQAHGGRIWVESNLGEGSTFGFTLPTASRG, from the coding sequence ATGGCTTCGAGAGAAGATAGAGTTGGAGCCAGGTTCGCCGAGACGGATCGTGACTGTCCGGGGCACCGGTTACCGGTACGACATATGAGAATGCCTCGCAGCATCCAGTGGCGCATCGCTTTGGCCTACACCGCCCTTATTGTGGCGGCCATGGCTATTGTTACTGTAATCCTAGTCCTTTATCTGAGGGATGAGTTAACGGCCGACGGTGCTGCCGATACCATTCTGGAGCGCGTTATCACAGTTACGGGCATCGCTACCGTGGTGGTCACAGTCCTGGCTGTAGCTCTGGCGGTGATGATAGCCCGCCGCAGTACCCGCTCCATTCGTCATATCACAGAAGCCGCCCGCAAGCTGGCCGGCGGCAATTTGGATTACGAGGTGATGACCCATGGTTCTTCTGAGGAGACCAGGGAGCTGGTGGACTCATTAAGCGCCATGGCTGGCAGCCTGAAGAATAAGCTGGCTGAATCCAATGCCAGCCACCAGCGCCTGTCGGCGGTGTTGGCCACCATGGCTGGCGGTGTGGTGCTGCTGGATGGCGATGGGCGAATATCGCTGGTAAACCCGGCGGCCTCGGCGCTGCTGGCCATGCCGTCAAGCCCTCCAAAGCGGCAGCGATTTATCGAGGCGGTCCGCGACCACGACATCAACAGCATGGTCATTCGATGTCAGCGGCTCAGACAGCCCGACAACCTCGAGATCGAATTCAGTCCCACCAAGAAGTTCTTGAACATCGTAGCCATGCCGCTTACAGGGGAACATGGAGAAGGCGTGCTGCTGGTAGTACACGACCTGACGGAAGCCCGCCGAGTCGAGACTACCAGGAAAGCCTTTGTAGCCAACGTCTCCCATGAGCTGCGCACGCCCCTGGCTTCGGTCAAGGCATCAGTGGAAACGCTGGAGGGCGGCGCTCTAGAGGACCCTAAGGCTTCCCGCGAATTCCTCGAGCGCATTAGCCGCAACGTTGACAGGATGACCCGCCTGGTCGGCGACTTGCTGGACCTATCCAGGCTGGAGAGCGGTGAGGACTCGCTAAATCTGGAATCGGTGGATATCTACCGGCCCATAAAGGAAGCTGTGGAACTTTATAAGACGCAGGCCAATGACAGGGGCGTGGAATTATCAGTGAGCAGCAGCGGCGGCCTGCCGCCTGCGCTGGCGGACGAGGGCCGTATCCAGCAAGTGGTGGCTAACCTAGTGGAGAACGCGGTCAAATTCACGCCAAGAGGAGGGAAAGTCCAGGTCGATGCCAGGAGCATCAATGGCGCTTTAGAAGTCACGGTGCGAGACACCGGCATAGGCATAGCCCCGGAGCATCTGCCGCACACCTTTGAGAGATTTTACAAGGTGGACAGGTCCAGGTCTGACACCGGGACAGGATTGGGACTGGCTATCGCTAAACACATCGTTCAGGCCCACGGCGGTCGGATATGGGTGGAGAGCAATTTGGGTGAGGGCAGCACCTTTGGGTTTACCCTGCCTACGGCCAGTCGAGGATGA
- a CDS encoding response regulator transcription factor has protein sequence MSLLKERSVLLVEDDDTLQAAVQYNLSREGYNVLTAGDGERAVEMARRHRPKVIVLDLMLPRMDGLEVCRMLRREMTSPILMLTAWDREIDKVSGLDVGADDYMTKPFSMRELMARVKAMMRRAEMEPPQNNVPEAVSVEGLNLDLKARTAKLEGKPLEMKPKEYDLLAFLATHPGKAFTRNELLDQVWGYDFVGYTRTVDVHVRWLREKIELEPGSPRRIVTVRGTGYRYDI, from the coding sequence ATGAGTCTTCTCAAAGAGCGCAGTGTGTTATTAGTGGAGGATGACGATACCCTGCAGGCCGCTGTCCAGTACAACCTGTCCAGGGAAGGCTACAACGTCCTCACCGCGGGCGACGGCGAAAGGGCGGTAGAGATGGCGAGGCGGCATCGCCCGAAAGTTATCGTGCTGGACTTGATGCTGCCTCGGATGGACGGGTTGGAGGTGTGCCGTATGCTCCGTCGGGAGATGACATCGCCCATACTTATGCTGACAGCGTGGGACCGCGAAATAGACAAAGTGTCAGGGCTGGACGTCGGCGCGGACGATTACATGACCAAACCCTTCAGCATGCGCGAGCTTATGGCGCGGGTGAAAGCCATGATGCGCCGCGCGGAAATGGAGCCGCCGCAGAATAATGTGCCTGAAGCGGTGAGCGTAGAAGGCCTGAATTTGGACTTGAAGGCGCGGACGGCAAAGCTGGAGGGGAAGCCATTGGAAATGAAACCAAAAGAGTATGATCTGCTGGCTTTCTTAGCCACCCACCCAGGCAAGGCTTTCACACGCAACGAGCTTTTGGACCAGGTCTGGGGCTACGATTTTGTGGGCTACACTCGCACCGTGGACGTCCATGTTCGATGGCTTCGAGAGAAGATAGAGTTGGAGCCAGGTTCGCCGAGACGGATCGTGACTGTCCGGGGCACCGGTTACCGGTACGACATATGA